Part of the Candoia aspera isolate rCanAsp1 chromosome 1, rCanAsp1.hap2, whole genome shotgun sequence genome, ACTgcatgatataaaaataaatctctaTCTATGATTATGTAAAGACCGCTGTGTTTTTTTTATGCTTTCATGCTTTCTTCTTCTTAGTGCTAGGAAAACTCCTAATAAAAAGCTTTTGTACATTCCCAGGGGAGGGCTGTCATTGTTTCTATATCTGGGTGTGCTTTGGTGCAGGGATATTTGTGCTCAGACAAGCTAATTAAGTCTATGACTCTTATTTTTGTCCCATGATCTTTACCAGAaacaattttcattcattcaaaatctCACTATTCGCAATTATCACTAATCGTAAGAAAGGTTTAAACAACATTATTGGTGTGGCACTGAAATGGTGATATAGATCATTAGTAAAAAAAAGAGAGCATCTTTTACAGCAAATGGTAACATGCCATCTTCAATACTGAAATATTGTTCCTGTGTTTACCCATGGATAAACCCATGGATCTACCCCAAAGATCACTGCTCAAGTGCCCCTCCTTATTTATAACATGCTGAAAGCCCTTTGCCATTTACTCTGTTTTATCCAGTTACTCTACAGATAGATgctctggaactgtggtgttggaggaaaattctgagagtgccttggactgcaagaagatcaaaccagtccatcctccaggaaataaagccagactgctcacttgtgggaatgatattaaaggcaaaactgaaatgctttggccacataatgagaagacaggacaccctggagaagatgatggactcatccctgggggagctggggctggtgacgaccgacaggaagctctggcgtgggctggtccatgaagtcacgaagagtcggaagcgactgaaccaacaaacaacaaaactctACAATATCTTGTCCTTGGGTTTGTACTAGGGATGAGTTCAAGGAGTTGGTTGTACTTCCTATTCCCAGCCCGCAAATCCTGCTAACTCCTCTGACTAAAACTTTACAGCAAAGTGTTAGTTCAGAACCACTAGATATCCATTCCCTGTCAAGAAGCCTGGCTTTCTTGAGTATTTAAATCtctgtggaggccttggtgcttcttgagcttggttgtttgcaaaGGTTTCCTTAGCCAACCAGGTCACACAGTGTGAGTTGAGTGTGGGTTAGCTGCCTGTTTATGTGCAGAAGCCTGCCCTGCCAGTTTCAGGGGGGATGTATAAACCACTCCCTTTAAATATGCATgtctatttatattatatatgtaaGATTACAGTACTTTTTTAACACTTTTTGGGAGAGCACTTATAGATTAGCTGTTACTGGAACAAACACCTCCAACCCAGCTACTATTGGAAGAAGCAATACTGGGGATGGGATGAGGAGATGGGAAGCAGGCGAATGTCACCGTGTTACTTTAAAACTTCCTCAATATTGTAACAACATAAAAAACAACATCAACCAAAACCTGAACAATGATCACTTAAGAAGAGGCTGCCAAGTTTTCCCGCGCTGGGCCAGGAACCAAAAAATTAAGAGGCTGAGCCACGGAACCGGATCAGAGCCTGAGGAATTAAAGCCATCAGGCAGGGCAGACCCGGAGCGTCCCAGCCAAGCTCGGGTGCGCTCTCGCATCCGCACAGGCCGATTCAGGGATCCTTCCCGCTGCGAAAGAGGCCCAAGAGGGATCTCCCCACGGCCGACACGGAGAGGACGCATGTTGGGACCCCTCAGTGTCAGGCGGAGACCCAGGGCGGCCGAGCCCTCCGGCTCCGCGAGCAGCCGCTCAAGAGACGGAAGCGGGGGCGTGCTGTAAACGCGCCCCGTCGGGCCCGGCGCCTGCGCTGCTTTTCTCACCGTCTGAAAGGCGCCGCCACGGCAGCGGCGGGCAGGGAGGAGGCGCTGTGGCCCGCCTGGAAGGCCTCAAAGGGCGCCTGGGCGGCGGCGAGAGCAAAAAGGATAAACACGGGAGACAGGCGGGGAAAGCCCCAGCCCAGCGCCATCTGCAGCTTCCGCCACGGAGAGAAGGGGCGGGCCGGATTGGCCGGAGGCGGGGAGCGAAGAAGAGAAGGTCCGATGGAAAACCTGGCCTGAATTTCGGAAGAGGGCCCTGTGGATATGCATCGGTCTTTTCGAGTGCAGGACCTTGAACCCTAACCCACAACGTGGCATCCACTAATTTGTACTGCATCCAAACAGCCTTCTGCTCCTCTTCTGAGACAGTTATAAAGGAGGAAATGCAGGGCTCCTTTAGTAGCTTCTGTAGAATGCTCTTAAAGGAGCTCTGATGTCCTTCACCTCAACATtaaatttttttcttctgggaaaaaataatcaaaagcaaACACGTTTGGGGTCGTGTGACTCATCTTAAATTAGAGGGGTTATAATTGTGATTTTCAGTGGAAGAGGACTAATGATGGGTTCTATTTTGGGTGTGCAACagtttggggggtggggcagaGCTTTGGTGCTGAAGCAGTTCAACTAGCTGGCCAAGACAGCTTTCAAGATGGGGCAGCAGCAGTGATGGTGAAGGTAGAAAAGGAAGCAGGAAGGTAATTAGGAGCTTTCAAAGCATTTTGATGGTGTGACTGCAGCCCCTACTGGATTCTCTACCAAAATCTGTTAAGGGGGAATTGTATTCTGTTGCTTCTGCTGACTGAGTAAACAGGAGAGGAATATTAATAAAATAGGACATTTATTTTGATGAAGCAGTGTATAAATACACCATCTAGAAATGGTGTTTTGACAGAGGTTCAAAGTTTGTGCCTGTCAATTTGCTTAGCTCCTGCAGAATTTGTGTTTCCTTTTCATACATCTGAAAAAGAGCAAGGCAACAGTGAATGCATACATTTCCTTTCAAATAACACAGTGCCTGATCTTACAAACTTGAAGTTGAATTCTGAAATTTAAACTTGTACTGAACAGTCAAACAGAAAATCTTAGGATATGTAATGCTTACATTTGGAAGTTTTTGAACacaaaagataattaaaaaattaGAATTTGTCAAATCAAGTAGAATACTTACttgttgccagtctgcttctgtaCTGTGTTTATAACCAAGTAAGTGGCACATGCCATGGGCAACTGTCACCTGTTCAAGGGAAAAAAGCTTTTAAATGGTTCACTTCTAATTGACAGGCAAAGTGGAATATTAGAGAAATCTCACATCACAATAGCTTAAAATCGTAATAGTAACAAGCCAGCATTTACAAAGAATACAGTACAAGCTTCACTGTGATTTCTCACTATTCAATGGAAAGGAGTTAGAACTGTAGAGAGAACAAATGTACTCAGTATATGCCACTCAATTTAAACAGCATTTTGTATTGCTAACAATTCTAATAAAGCAGGAGTTGGCAAACTTTTTTTCGTAAAGGATCAGATCCCACCCCTCCCCTGCCTTGATGGGCTCAGCTGGCAGGTCTGCAGGCCAAGGAACATGGCAGACATTGGATGTGCCATCCCGCCAGCAAGCAGGACGCTGGGAACTCAGCTTGGGCCTGGTGATCCACCCATTTAGCCCAGAGGCTGTAGTTCGCCAACCCCTGTAATAAAGCATTGTATTACTATTACGTGCAGTCTCAGGACTTGTGCTTATCTTATGGTTTAGCGGATACATGACAAGATTTTTCAAGTAATTGCTATTTTATTCTTTCGAActaaatggaatgttggaaataaattatgcaagGGACTTGGAACTCTACCTCTCTATCAGCAGGATAACCCTCTGAAATCAATTGGATAGGATCAGATTTGGTCTGGGGAGAGAAGCCAGGAAAAGATTATCCTTGAAAATGGGGTAGATCCagtttgtggggggaaaaatgcagaaaaaaatgcctcTAATGTATTCCTATGAGAAAGGCAGTTAAGTAGCTGCTTGGACTGTTACCAACTCCTCAATTCTAAGGTCCCCCCACaccctggtcacatgacccagtgGAGCTATTATTAGGGAGTGGGAAAGAGTTCCAAAAGTCATGCTTTCCCTACCTGTTTAATCTTGGTGAAATCTAACATCACTTAAAATCAAGTGCTGTAAAGGTATATGGAAATAAGGTCAGTTGACAAGCAGAGAGAGCAGTAGCCATAAACCTTCCCTACTTACTCACATTTTGAGTTGATTTAGGTAGCTTAACTATGAAAGAAAACAAGCTTACAGTGATGATATAACacacttaagaaaaaaaatctttcaataaATACATGCTAGAAGAAATGAGAAAGCTAAAAATAAACTCTGAAAGCAAGCATGTTATGGGCTAACTTGAAGAGTACTATAGTTCAATAAAAGGGCTACCAGaactgtgctgcaaaaatctagactactagatggcagcaaagggatataGAAAActtgttgctgccatctagtgaacaTCTGGATTTGTGTAGACCATGTTACCCTAGATATGAGACGGTAAGAGATCTGAGTGGGACAGAGACATTAATGCCATAGTTTCTGATaccaaaatgtttttaataactggagaaatacaatgaaaatatttcatttttatacatCATAATTTGATTGATAATTTCGGAACTCTATTCAAATAataatattacttttataaatacacACTTACTATAAGAATACTTACAGTAAGAATACTGTTATAATCCTCCTGGTTCTTCTCACACTGTTGATAGATATATTCTACTCCTAGAAAAATGTCTCCCAAATTGTAGTCATCTTGAATACAAGGCTGGGGCAGCTCTCCACCTTTCAGATTCTGTGATGTAAACAGGCCCAAACGAAATACAGTTACATATAGCACATGTTCTCAATTTTGTAAAACAGATGCTATGTACTGGGGTAGAAAACAATATAGGGGTATTAAGAACAGACCATACAATATCGGTTTCTAAACTCTTTCATGGTAGTAAAAGACATAGCATGATTGTACTTAGACCATGGAAATAAGAATTTAAATTGTTCTCCTTCACCAATGTTCTCCTGACTTACACTTGGTTGCTTCTTATTCATCAAGTATATTCTCATGCACTATGATTTATAAACTATGGCTTCCTTCTTGGAACAAGTTtccatatcacactaagccaaaagcaaatttATAATTTAGGATTAGTTTTATACCAGGATTGCTTAGGTATAATAATCAAAACATTATATACAAGCCCAATTGTAATTGTACACTCTCAGAAGTATAATTCTTTGTTTTCAATGAGATCTGCTTCCATCTAAATACGTTTAGGACTAATAATTCGGGAGTAAATTGCAGAGAACATGGAGATTAGTTATAGTGCTATCCCCCTACATAAACTTACAAGTAAAACATTTACATTTACTTTCGTCTCATaagtattaattaaaacaatagttACAAATAGAGCTAACTGACCTTGAAAAACAAAGTAATCCTTTGTATATAGATCTATTCCCACACTCTGGAATGTTCACTAATGAAGATTGGTGCATTTTTGTTTGTAGCTTATTTAAAAGAGCCCTGCCATTTTTCAGGGCCTTTATTTCTGATGTGCCACAGTGGTCCTCCTTTCCTCTAACATGAAGATTTCTGGGGAGGGCCTGAATTGCCCCTAATCTGGCTGATTTTTCTGTTGTCctcatatataaataaacagggaATTGTTATATGTATTAATACCTGATTTCTGTTCCTAAAAGGTGCATAAAATTAttgctgagatttaaaaaaaataaatgagcaaACACATACCTcatgaaaaggaaaagataacACATCAGTAGGGATATTCTTCTGTCTGTAAGTTCTGTTGAGctgctgtatatatgtattacTAACACAGATTACACCAAGATCAAACTTTTGCACACCCAAAATAGAAC contains:
- the YBEY gene encoding endoribonuclease YbeY, encoding MSLIMRNLQRVIPIRRVPLRKNIEQLRSILGVQKFDLGVICVSNTYIQQLNRTYRQKNIPTDVLSFPFHENLKGGELPQPCIQDDYNLGDIFLGVEYIYQQCEKNQEDYNSILTVTVAHGMCHLLGYKHSTEADWQQMYEKETQILQELSKLTGTNFEPLSKHHF